ACCAATCCGGACCAGCAGGGCAATCCCGCGCTGCAGCCGGAGGTGGCCTGGGGTGTGGATGCGGCGTACGAGCATTCCTTCGGCAAGGACGGGCTGGTCAGTGTGGGGGCGTATGCACGCCGCATTGATGCTGTGATCCTGCGCGCGCTCCATGAACAGGATGGGCTGTGGGTCACCACGCCTTACAACGCCGGCCGGGCGACGACGCAGGGGCTCACCTTGGATGCGCGTTTCGCGCTGGCCGATCTGATGCAGACCGACCGCGACCTGCAGTTCACCGCCAACGTGACGTATAACGATTCGCGGGTCGCTTCCGTGCCGGGGCCGGACAACCAGCTGGCCGACCAGACGCCTCTGAGCGGCAACGTGGGTGTGCACTGGCAGGTTTCAAAGCGCCTTTCGACCCGTGTGGATTACAGCTACAGCGGGGGTGGCACGAACCGGCTCAGCGCGGAATGGACGCGGGCATCAAGCCCGGAGCGCACGCTGGATGTAGCTGCCGACTGGAAGCTGGACGCCGGCAGCCGTGTGAGTGTGGCGCTGTCGAACCTGCTGCAGCAGCGGCAGACCTCGCGCGTGGTGTATCGCGATGGGGAGGGCGAGGTATCGCGCGGGTACGCCAGCGACAGCAAGCTGGGCATCAGGTTGCAGTACGAAAAGCAGTTGTAGATCCACGCCATGCGTGGATGATTCCCGGCAGTTCATCCACGCCATCGGGGTCGGATCCCTTTCCAGCTGGAAAGGGCTCCGACCCCTGCCCTGCTTACAGGAAGTCGTAGCTGAGGGTGAAGCGCACGTTGCGGCCCGGCTGCGACCAGCGGCCGATGCCATCAGGGCTGGTGGCGCCCTGGAAGATGGCCGTGCCGGCACCGGCGGTGCGCACGCGGTTCCACAGGTAGTACTCCTTGTCGAACACGTTGTAGACACCAGCGGTCAGGTTGATCTTCGGCGTGATGGCATAGCTGCCGAACACATCCAGCAGGGTGTATTCGCGCGCCTTGTAGGCGTAGAACGGCACCACTTCCACGCCATAGCTGCCGTTGGTGATGCTCTTGCCGTAGTCGGACGGGTCCTTGCGCTGCTGGTGGGTGACGTTGGCGGTGATGCTCCAGCGACGCGACGGGGCGTTGTAGGTCAGGCCGCCCACCGCCTTGGCCGGGATGATGCTGGCCAGCGGCTCGCCGTCATTGTCGGTGCCCTCGTTGTACGAGTAGGCCACGCGGGCCAGCCAGTCGTCGGCCAGCAGCCACATGCCCTCGGCTTCCACGCCCTTCACTTCCACGTTGCCGCGGTTGATCGGCATGGTGTAGGTGTAGCCGTTGGTCACCGTGGTCACGCCACGGGTGGTGGTGCTGTACTGGGTGCCTGCGTCGGCGACGAACTGCGCGGTGTCGATGAAGTTGCTGTACTTGTCACGGAACAGCGAAACGCCCAGGCGCAGGCGGTCGCTCTGGTAGCGCCATCCCAGTTCCAGGTTGAGGCTGCGCTCGGCATCCAGGTCCGGGTTGCTCTTGCCATCGGGCACGGTGACGGTGGCGCCGTCGGACACGCGGGTGACCTCGGTGGTGGACGAGGTGCCGTACATGTCATTCACGCCCGGCGCGCGGAAGCCACGACCGCCCTGCACCCACAGCGACTGGCTGTCGGTGAACTTGAATTCAGCACCCAGGTTCCAGGTGGGGGAGGAGAACTTCGACACGCCGACGCTGCCACCGCCGTCTTCGTAGCCGGATTGGCCGTTGCCACCGACCGAGGTTTCCGGGGTGTACTTGTAGCTGTCGTAGCGCAGGCCACCGGTCAGGCTCAGGCGGTCATCGAGCAGGCGCACGCGGTCACGCACGTAGGCGGTCAGATCGGTTTCGCGGGTATCGGGCCACAGCGACGGATCGGTGTCACGGGTGAACAGGCTGCCATCGTTGCCCCAGCGTGAATCCACCGAATTCCAGTGAATCTTCGCCTGCTGCCACGCCGCGCCATAGACGATATCGTGGCGCACGCCACCGGCCTCGACGCTCTTGTCGAAGTCCAGGGCGATGCGGTTGCGCTTCTGGGTATCCCAGCGGTCTTCCTGGCGCGAGCACGGATCGGTGATCGAGCAGCGCGTACCGTAGGTGGCAGCGGTGCCGTTGGCCACCAGCACATTGGTCTGGCCCTGGATGTAGTTCTTCTGGTGATCGGCGGTGGCTTCCATGCTGTCGAACAGCGCGTTGCCGGCACGCCAGGTGTACTTCAGGCCGTAGCGATCGCGGTCGCTGCGGTCCTCGGCGCTGCGGAAGAAGTACGAGCCGGTGCCATCGCTGCGGGTCCAGTTGTCGACATCGTTGGTGGCGCGGGCGCGCTCGTACACAACGCCGAAGGTCTGGGTGTCAGTGGCCAGGAAGTTGACCTTGAACAGCAGGTTGTCACTTTCGCGGTCGACCGGGTCCGGCGTGCGGCGGCCCGGGCCGAGGCGGTCGACCGTGGTGTCGTACCAGGATTCAGTCTCGTGGCCATCACGCTTGGTGTAGACCAGCAGCGATTCAAACCTGCCCGTGCGGTTGGCCAGGGTCAGCGAGCCCATGTTCTCGTCGCTGGAACCGGTGTAGCCGTACTTCACCGAACCAAAGCTGTCGTTGCCGCTGGCCTTGAGGAAATCGGCCGGGTCCTTGGTGGTGAACATCACCGCGCCACTGAGCGCGCCGCTGCCGGCGGTGATCGCGTCGGCACCCTTGATGATCTCAACGGCCTTCACCGCTTCCAGATCGACGCTGCCGCGGCCCGAACGGAAGAACTCGTAGGGCTGGTAGGTGCCCGGGTCCATGCTCTGCGGGAAGCTCAGGCCGTCCAGGGTGATCGAAACGCGGTCGGCTTCCAGGCCGCGGATGTTGAAGCCATTGAAGCCTGCGCGGCCGAGATCGACCATCTCCACACCCGGCACATAGCGGATGGCATCCTCCATGCTCTGCGCGCCCTGCTGGCGCAGGGTCTTGGCCGAAAGCGTGGTGACGTTCTGGTTGTCGGACTTCTTGCGCGTCTCGGTCACCTGGATGGTGTCGAGGGTGCTGTCTGCATCAAGCGCGGCGGCGCGGGAGAGGGTCGGCAGGGCGAGGCTGGTGGCGACGGCCAGAGCCAGCAGGGAGGGTTGCAGTTTCATCGGAGACTCCGCAGTTGTGGAAGGTGGTGATGCCGCGGGCTGGGATACCCGGGGCGTTCCTGGCTGCGGAGCGCCGGGATACGGCGCGGTCTGCGTTGCTGGGAGGTGTCTGGAAAGAGTTCTGGCTAGGGTCGGGAAATCTGCACGGTGCCGATTTCGCTGCGGCCCTGTGCGTGGACGGGCAAGCCACTGCCCTGCCCGGTTGTGATGGGCAGCGAGAGAAATTCGTGACCTCCTCCTTGCCGCGCCGCCTCGACCTGCAGCTGGTAGGTGCCGGGCGGAACGCCCTGGCCACGGTCGTCGCGGCCATCCCACGCGACCGAATAGCGGCCTGGCATGCGGGTGGGGCGCGCGATGCCCTGGATGGCCGGCAGATCATCGCGGCCATAACGGCGCCACCACTGCGGCAGATCCTGCAGATAGCGCGAGCGCTCGCCCAGCACCAGCAACTGGCGCACCGGGCTGCCATCTTCGCGCGCGATCCACAGGGCCAGGTAGGGCGCGTGGTAGCGCTCGCTGTCCAGCGCGGGCACCTGGTAGTCGATGACCCGCTGCTCGGGGGCCATGGCCTGCCCGTCGGCGGCTGCCAGCAGCGCGGGCCAGCGCTGTGAGGCGAAAGCGGTGCCGGTATCGCTGAGGATCAATGCGGCCGCACCGGCCGTCGCGTCGGCCAGTTGCAGGCCGGCGCGGATCGGCATTACCGACAGTGCCGTGGCCAGTGCATCGGCGCTGCTGGCATCGGTGGCGACGACCGTCGCCGAGGGCGCGAACTGCATCGGCCAGCCCGACCAGGGATCGAGCAGATGGCTGTACTGGCGGCGGCCCACCGTGTAGCCACGGGTAGCATGGCCACTGGCCGCGATGGCCTGCGAACGAAGTGCGACCGTTGCCAGCGCAGGCCGGTTGTCGCGCGGTGCGCGCGCGTCGGCCACGCCCACCTGCCAGGGTTGCCCTGCCCCGCTGGCCTGCCAATGGCGCGCGT
Above is a genomic segment from Stenotrophomonas sp. ESTM1D_MKCIP4_1 containing:
- a CDS encoding TonB-dependent hemoglobin/transferrin/lactoferrin family receptor, with amino-acid sequence MKLQPSLLALAVATSLALPTLSRAAALDADSTLDTIQVTETRKKSDNQNVTTLSAKTLRQQGAQSMEDAIRYVPGVEMVDLGRAGFNGFNIRGLEADRVSITLDGLSFPQSMDPGTYQPYEFFRSGRGSVDLEAVKAVEIIKGADAITAGSGALSGAVMFTTKDPADFLKASGNDSFGSVKYGYTGSSDENMGSLTLANRTGRFESLLVYTKRDGHETESWYDTTVDRLGPGRRTPDPVDRESDNLLFKVNFLATDTQTFGVVYERARATNDVDNWTRSDGTGSYFFRSAEDRSDRDRYGLKYTWRAGNALFDSMEATADHQKNYIQGQTNVLVANGTAATYGTRCSITDPCSRQEDRWDTQKRNRIALDFDKSVEAGGVRHDIVYGAAWQQAKIHWNSVDSRWGNDGSLFTRDTDPSLWPDTRETDLTAYVRDRVRLLDDRLSLTGGLRYDSYKYTPETSVGGNGQSGYEDGGGSVGVSKFSSPTWNLGAEFKFTDSQSLWVQGGRGFRAPGVNDMYGTSSTTEVTRVSDGATVTVPDGKSNPDLDAERSLNLELGWRYQSDRLRLGVSLFRDKYSNFIDTAQFVADAGTQYSTTTRGVTTVTNGYTYTMPINRGNVEVKGVEAEGMWLLADDWLARVAYSYNEGTDNDGEPLASIIPAKAVGGLTYNAPSRRWSITANVTHQQRKDPSDYGKSITNGSYGVEVVPFYAYKAREYTLLDVFGSYAITPKINLTAGVYNVFDKEYYLWNRVRTAGAGTAIFQGATSPDGIGRWSQPGRNVRFTLSYDFL
- a CDS encoding DUF2271 domain-containing protein, which gives rise to MKQFPLLLMVACIMLGGLHASTAAAAALHRDDVLGTSLDLRIDAPAAQVAAGERAALAEIERLDSVLSRWREDSELSRFNGSTGPQDLSPDLRAVLGLCEHWRVRTEGLFSCRLGTMAARWRQAQASGTLPAREELRTLASAAAAAEFSLERDQRVTRPAAIVFDVDALAKGYIIDRAVDAARAAAPAAIAIALDIGGDARHWQASGAGQPWQVGVADARAPRDNRPALATVALRSQAIAASGHATRGYTVGRRQYSHLLDPWSGWPMQFAPSATVVATDASSADALATALSVMPIRAGLQLADATAGAAALILSDTGTAFASQRWPALLAAADGQAMAPEQRVIDYQVPALDSERYHAPYLALWIAREDGSPVRQLLVLGERSRYLQDLPQWWRRYGRDDLPAIQGIARPTRMPGRYSVAWDGRDDRGQGVPPGTYQLQVEAARQGGGHEFLSLPITTGQGSGLPVHAQGRSEIGTVQISRP